In the genome of Longimicrobium sp., one region contains:
- a CDS encoding GTP-binding protein, protein MAKAKFERTKPHVNVGTIGHVDHGKTTLTAAITRIQAAKGLADFVSFDNIDKA, encoded by the coding sequence ATGGCCAAGGCCAAGTTTGAGCGCACCAAGCCGCACGTGAACGTGGGCACCATCGGCCACGTCGACCACGGCAAGACCACGCTGACCGCCGCGATCACGCGGATCCAGGCGGCGAAGGGGCTGGCCGACTTCGTGAGCTTCGACAACATCGACAAGGCT